Proteins encoded together in one Bacteroides ovatus window:
- a CDS encoding DUF5125 domain-containing protein, with the protein MKNYYIVILLLISVFVVSCTDSVEKYDNWPEWKTQDPVTVAGEKMTETYYTHYVGKKLHLTKAAEVDFTGFDALEFALQPQFWEFMSDTKARFKGETGEYDLIYDATNELLYVEQPEKEYPDALYLIGANLGHPGAGRVISATWNLDTPDNGMTCCRVSDNVFEISIYLAENFGFKLFRHHGWGTHPEIEIWAQDLTLDKPTLVQGLSSGDFVAGPLFQSGIYRLTIDMGTRTFSMQPQSGQSSDMNFIVNGQEMGILPGVPSFLGVKLNLQKGNVLSFENFGDISAMIQPDFFENATEDQAVFRGMSGEYNLYYDPGNRLIYVENIQSEFPDALWTCGSGYGHPAAESVTAHGWQFNTGDSYQCVKVGDGIFETTLFLDNDFHLLFFKKRADWGTGIGTQILDPLPANLLDKHYQVSNLSSIGNGHFTGDLIPGKDFTPGVYRLRIDINKKVIAAVNKMNEGDVKSLEFKVNGKLMQPNGASDLLEVELALTQGQTVTFEGFSYLGYMLQPEFFERVDGQYKFRAVSGTYRISYRSDREFIYVERTDKTNYPDAMWLTGNGFGHPKTDGSIWSYLSVDDTGWGFATPGQYLCCAKTGDGIFETTFYFHANWGCVAFYQGKHVTGAWYYAIKSSEVNIISTDGSFGRAWGYDADGGNDVNFGATINNIDSQYGVYHLKWDMNTNTCTVTKL; encoded by the coding sequence ATGAAGAACTATTATATTGTAATATTATTACTTATTTCAGTCTTCGTTGTATCCTGTACGGACAGTGTGGAGAAATATGATAACTGGCCTGAATGGAAAACACAAGACCCGGTCACAGTGGCCGGAGAAAAAATGACCGAGACATATTATACTCATTATGTAGGGAAAAAACTTCATTTGACAAAGGCGGCGGAAGTCGATTTTACAGGATTCGACGCGTTAGAGTTTGCTTTACAACCCCAGTTCTGGGAATTTATGTCGGATACGAAAGCACGTTTTAAAGGCGAAACCGGGGAATATGATTTAATCTATGATGCGACTAATGAATTGCTTTATGTAGAACAACCGGAGAAAGAATATCCCGACGCTCTCTACCTGATAGGCGCTAATCTGGGACATCCCGGTGCTGGCAGAGTCATTTCTGCTACATGGAATCTGGATACACCCGATAATGGGATGACTTGCTGCCGTGTGTCAGACAATGTGTTTGAAATATCAATCTATCTGGCAGAGAATTTTGGTTTTAAACTTTTCAGACATCATGGCTGGGGCACTCATCCAGAGATTGAGATTTGGGCTCAAGACCTTACTTTAGATAAGCCGACATTGGTTCAGGGACTATCTTCCGGTGATTTTGTGGCGGGGCCGTTATTCCAATCAGGTATCTATCGTTTGACGATAGATATGGGTACTCGCACCTTCTCCATGCAACCGCAAAGTGGGCAGTCTTCTGACATGAACTTCATTGTTAATGGTCAGGAAATGGGTATTCTGCCCGGAGTCCCTTCTTTTCTGGGAGTGAAGCTGAATTTACAAAAAGGAAATGTACTGAGTTTTGAGAATTTCGGTGATATCAGCGCAATGATTCAACCTGATTTCTTTGAAAATGCTACTGAAGACCAAGCCGTTTTCCGGGGAATGAGTGGAGAATATAATCTATACTATGATCCGGGTAATAGATTGATTTATGTTGAAAATATCCAGTCGGAATTTCCCGATGCTCTGTGGACTTGTGGAAGCGGATACGGCCATCCGGCTGCTGAAAGCGTAACAGCTCATGGTTGGCAATTCAATACAGGTGACTCCTATCAGTGTGTGAAAGTGGGGGATGGTATTTTCGAAACAACCTTATTTCTGGATAATGATTTTCATCTGTTATTCTTTAAGAAGCGTGCGGACTGGGGTACAGGCATTGGAACCCAGATACTCGATCCGTTACCGGCTAATCTGCTGGATAAGCATTATCAGGTTTCAAATTTGAGTAGCATAGGCAATGGACATTTTACTGGTGACCTTATTCCTGGTAAGGATTTTACTCCCGGAGTGTATCGTCTTCGTATCGACATCAATAAAAAGGTTATTGCAGCAGTCAATAAGATGAACGAAGGCGACGTTAAATCACTTGAATTTAAAGTGAATGGTAAACTGATGCAGCCAAACGGAGCCTCTGATTTATTGGAAGTGGAACTCGCTTTGACACAGGGGCAAACAGTTACGTTTGAAGGATTCTCCTATTTGGGATATATGCTTCAGCCGGAGTTCTTCGAACGGGTCGACGGACAATATAAGTTTAGAGCTGTCAGTGGAACTTATCGCATCAGTTATCGCTCGGATAGAGAATTTATTTATGTAGAAAGAACAGACAAGACAAACTATCCGGATGCGATGTGGCTTACCGGAAATGGTTTCGGGCATCCCAAAACAGACGGTAGTATATGGAGTTATCTGAGTGTGGATGATACCGGATGGGGATTTGCTACTCCCGGGCAATATCTTTGTTGTGCTAAAACAGGTGACGGAATCTTTGAAACAACCTTCTATTTTCACGCTAATTGGGGATGTGTGGCTTTCTATCAGGGAAAACATGTGACTGGAGCCTGGTATTATGCTATCAAATCTTCCGAAGTAAATATTATTTCAACAGATGGCTCCTTTGGACGTGCATGGGGATATGATGCTGACGGAGGGAATGATGTTAATTTTGGAGCTACAATTAATAACATAGATAGCCAATATGGAGTATATCATCTGAAGTGGGATATGAATACAAATACGTGTACCGTTACAAAACTATAG
- a CDS encoding RagB/SusD family nutrient uptake outer membrane protein, with amino-acid sequence MKKKILFPILSSLFLLFGSCENNFDAHIYGDLIQGKYPSTEDEYVSYMMTCYIPFTSVFTYQINSGTGQHGFYIATGGNIRMFDSTSDIMAPAVVKCSDEWLRLSQANYENCYYYWRGWVDDANNLNHFPKTAEVTRFTEIIGTLEKASEDVLSKEKKNSLLGEARLCRGMMLYYLMHIYGPVPVIINPEDVFNEEALGNTVRPTLTEMCEWITDDLDFAANNAPETTLEKGRYTRDYARFCLMRHCLNEGGYMDGYYQKALDMYEALKGKYSLFKSGSNPYTDLFKNANKFNNEIIMAVSCDPNADGNPKNGNANVLSWLVVPNEASAMDPTGNRTPFYPQNGGWNAFYNVAPKFYNTFEKDDLRKEAILTEYWTKDGIKVTKNDIGVKWDGFICNKFPVETPGTFQGTDIPLARWADVLLMYAEAEVRLSKAAPTASAISAVNEVRNRAGLGNLSSDDISSADAFLTAILKERGHELFYEGCRKIDLIRFNRYARETAGMKGTVPTKQYMPLPNYAVDQAAENGKNLVQNYERPDWKTDKNAAGGI; translated from the coding sequence ATGAAAAAGAAAATATTATTTCCAATACTGTCTTCCTTATTTCTTCTGTTTGGAAGTTGTGAGAATAATTTCGATGCACATATCTATGGCGATCTCATACAGGGAAAATATCCGTCCACAGAAGATGAATATGTTTCTTATATGATGACTTGTTATATTCCGTTCACATCGGTATTTACCTATCAGATCAACAGTGGCACAGGACAGCATGGTTTCTATATCGCTACCGGGGGCAATATTCGTATGTTCGACTCTACGTCGGATATAATGGCACCGGCCGTAGTGAAATGTAGTGATGAATGGCTCCGCCTTTCTCAGGCTAATTATGAAAATTGTTATTATTATTGGAGAGGTTGGGTAGACGATGCCAATAACCTGAATCATTTTCCTAAAACGGCAGAGGTAACTCGTTTTACAGAGATTATTGGTACGTTGGAAAAAGCTTCTGAAGACGTACTGTCTAAAGAAAAAAAGAATAGTCTGTTGGGAGAAGCCCGTCTGTGCCGGGGGATGATGCTTTACTACTTAATGCATATTTATGGTCCGGTGCCGGTGATAATCAATCCGGAGGATGTGTTTAATGAAGAAGCATTGGGAAATACGGTTCGCCCCACATTGACCGAAATGTGCGAATGGATCACAGACGATTTGGATTTTGCTGCCAATAATGCTCCGGAAACTACGTTGGAGAAGGGACGGTATACTCGTGATTACGCTCGTTTCTGTCTGATGCGTCATTGCCTGAATGAAGGAGGATATATGGATGGTTACTATCAAAAAGCGTTGGATATGTATGAGGCTTTGAAAGGAAAATATTCCTTGTTTAAATCGGGAAGCAATCCATATACAGACCTGTTTAAAAATGCCAATAAATTTAATAACGAAATTATAATGGCAGTGAGTTGTGATCCAAATGCTGATGGAAATCCCAAGAACGGAAATGCGAATGTTCTTTCTTGGCTGGTGGTTCCTAATGAAGCATCTGCAATGGACCCGACAGGAAACCGTACTCCTTTCTATCCACAAAATGGCGGTTGGAATGCTTTTTACAATGTAGCTCCTAAGTTCTATAACACTTTTGAAAAGGACGACTTACGCAAAGAGGCCATCCTTACAGAATACTGGACAAAAGATGGAATAAAGGTGACAAAAAATGATATTGGGGTGAAATGGGATGGGTTTATCTGCAATAAATTTCCAGTGGAAACGCCTGGCACTTTTCAGGGAACGGATATTCCTTTGGCTCGGTGGGCGGATGTGTTGCTGATGTATGCCGAGGCGGAAGTTCGCCTATCGAAAGCAGCACCCACAGCAAGTGCGATATCAGCAGTGAATGAGGTACGTAATCGTGCCGGACTAGGTAATTTATCATCTGACGATATATCATCTGCAGATGCATTTCTGACTGCCATACTGAAAGAGCGTGGACACGAACTATTTTATGAAGGATGTCGTAAGATTGATTTGATTCGTTTCAATCGTTATGCACGTGAGACAGCCGGAATGAAAGGTACTGTACCTACTAAGCAGTATATGCCTCTACCCAATTATGCCGTAGACCAAGCAGCGGAGAATGGCAAGAATCTCGTCCAAAACTATGAAAGACCAGATTGGAAAACAGACAAAAATGCAGCTGGTGGAATCTAA
- a CDS encoding SusC/RagA family TonB-linked outer membrane protein: protein MNYRKKAILMVVALFCLNIAMLAQAVSLKMNNVSVKEAMTQLKNKSGYSFVYKVGDLDTKKIVSVKAEQLNEAIDQILYGQNVVYEVKGKNIIVQKGQPRPKVVKGDKKRKITGVVNDLNGEPIIGATVKEKGDVNGTATDLDANFTLEVSPGAILEVSYIGYQPQEVKVGDRTTLAITLIEDQQVLDEVVVVGYGTTSRKNLTTAIATVKTEKISKAANSSVASMLLGRAAGLQATVNSTQPGGEINISIRGGGNPIYVVDGVVMPNSSLEVGSGETGLPDGVKRAALAGLNPSDIESIEVLKDASAAIYGIGAADGVILITTKKGVEGKPRITYEGSYSVQKRYSYGMNRLNSQEYMNMVNLFGKENYLFINEQYPYGNVGYDGKWTPVFTSEQIANATTTDWLSYVLKTGQVNNQNLTISGGSKTLRYYLGLNYYDEDGVVRNAGMQRYSLRTNISAQLFSFLKLTTIANLNHNKYSNSTVGGDTGNQGNSAAGSLYTAMNYAPYLAIYDNMGEYTIFGREPNPLAALQIRDGSKQSSYYVNFALDIDIIKDMLSAKLLYGVNKENGKRSAYIPKDVYWGLVRKSRGSLGYNERQYETMEGTLSFRHKFWNMIDVNAVAGMGRYLDKGTGMTVSYQNANDMINDSNLAAADGPFSPTSYKYENEKRSQFLRASFDVLDRYVLTGTLRRDGTDKFFPDKKYSLFPSASVAWKMSNESFMQHLSWLNLLKVRASYGVTGSDNLGTSLYGIIGISREDVKFSNSGVTYVPYALQSANYSDVTWQKTAMKNIGLDFSILKDKIWGSLDFFRNDVTNLLGTAPTSLLNMYGYRPINGGHYKRTGVELSLNTLNIQTPNFKWTSSLALSHYNAYWIERMPNFDYKKYQKRENEPMSAYYYYKTVGVINEDRSNMPDSQRSLPREAQLPGYPIIDDRNGDGKIDIDDIYMDNTLPKVYYGFGNTFTYKNFDLDIYMYGQLGVKKFNSTHASNCSAANLASGTLASNPTDYAYAIWNSQTNPNGTVPGIASSKSVALPENAPINTFWEKASFLRVRNITLGYNWDTRKLAFLKGNVQTIRLFVDFQNPFTLTKFEGDDPEITTAAGNLGHGQYPQLRVYSFGAKISF from the coding sequence CGTCCGAAAGTTGTGAAAGGCGATAAGAAGCGGAAAATCACAGGTGTGGTGAATGATCTGAATGGTGAGCCTATTATCGGTGCTACTGTAAAGGAAAAGGGAGATGTGAATGGAACTGCGACCGATTTGGATGCGAATTTTACTTTGGAAGTATCACCGGGAGCAATATTGGAAGTTTCCTATATCGGTTATCAGCCACAAGAAGTGAAAGTAGGCGACCGGACAACTTTAGCGATTACCTTAATCGAAGATCAGCAGGTGCTGGATGAAGTGGTAGTAGTTGGATACGGTACCACCTCCCGCAAAAACCTAACCACAGCTATTGCAACCGTAAAGACTGAAAAAATATCGAAAGCTGCCAATAGCAGTGTAGCCAGTATGTTATTGGGACGTGCGGCAGGATTACAGGCTACGGTAAATAGCACTCAACCCGGAGGTGAAATTAATATTTCTATTCGTGGTGGTGGAAATCCTATTTATGTTGTGGATGGAGTAGTGATGCCAAATTCTTCTTTAGAAGTCGGGAGTGGTGAAACCGGATTGCCGGATGGCGTTAAGCGTGCAGCTTTGGCAGGTCTGAATCCTAGCGATATAGAATCTATTGAAGTACTGAAAGATGCTTCTGCAGCTATTTATGGTATTGGTGCGGCTGATGGTGTTATCCTGATTACAACCAAAAAAGGTGTAGAAGGAAAGCCACGCATTACTTATGAAGGGAGCTATTCTGTTCAGAAGCGTTATTCTTACGGCATGAATCGCTTGAATTCACAAGAATACATGAATATGGTCAATTTATTCGGAAAAGAAAACTATCTGTTTATTAATGAGCAATATCCTTATGGAAATGTGGGATATGACGGTAAATGGACTCCGGTATTCACATCCGAGCAAATAGCGAATGCAACTACAACCGACTGGTTGAGTTATGTGTTGAAGACAGGACAAGTCAATAATCAGAACTTGACTATTAGTGGCGGTTCAAAAACACTCCGTTATTATTTAGGATTAAACTATTACGACGAAGATGGAGTGGTTCGTAATGCCGGGATGCAGCGATACTCTTTGCGGACTAATATTTCCGCACAGTTGTTCAGCTTCTTGAAGTTAACGACCATAGCGAATTTGAATCATAATAAATACAGTAATTCTACAGTAGGAGGAGATACCGGTAATCAAGGAAACTCGGCAGCGGGATCTCTTTATACAGCGATGAATTATGCTCCTTATCTCGCTATATATGATAATATGGGAGAATATACCATATTCGGCAGGGAACCGAACCCACTGGCTGCATTGCAAATCCGTGATGGATCTAAACAAAGTAGCTACTATGTGAACTTTGCTCTTGACATTGATATTATCAAAGATATGTTGTCGGCTAAGTTGTTATATGGCGTGAATAAAGAAAATGGTAAACGCTCTGCCTATATTCCTAAAGACGTTTATTGGGGACTTGTTCGTAAATCAAGAGGGAGTCTTGGATATAATGAACGGCAGTATGAAACAATGGAAGGCACTCTTTCTTTCCGCCATAAGTTCTGGAATATGATAGACGTAAATGCTGTGGCAGGTATGGGACGCTATTTAGACAAGGGAACCGGGATGACCGTCTCTTACCAAAATGCAAATGATATGATTAATGATAGCAATCTGGCTGCTGCGGATGGGCCTTTCTCTCCTACTTCATATAAATATGAAAATGAGAAACGTTCTCAATTCCTTCGTGCCTCTTTTGATGTGTTGGACCGTTATGTATTAACGGGCACTTTACGGCGGGATGGAACAGATAAGTTCTTCCCGGATAAAAAATATTCGCTTTTCCCTTCTGCCTCGGTAGCCTGGAAAATGTCTAATGAATCGTTTATGCAACACCTTTCCTGGTTGAATCTATTAAAAGTTCGTGCCAGTTATGGTGTGACGGGTAGCGACAATCTTGGAACATCCTTATATGGTATTATCGGTATCTCCCGTGAAGACGTTAAGTTCTCCAATAGTGGTGTTACTTATGTACCTTATGCATTGCAAAGTGCCAACTACTCGGATGTGACCTGGCAAAAGACAGCGATGAAAAACATAGGATTGGATTTTTCAATCTTGAAAGATAAAATATGGGGAAGCCTTGATTTCTTTCGGAATGATGTGACTAACCTGTTGGGCACAGCTCCTACCTCTTTATTGAATATGTACGGTTATCGCCCTATAAATGGCGGACATTATAAACGGACAGGTGTGGAATTATCCTTAAACACCTTGAATATCCAGACACCGAATTTTAAATGGACCTCTTCACTGGCATTGTCTCATTATAATGCATATTGGATCGAACGGATGCCGAATTTCGATTATAAGAAATACCAGAAACGGGAGAATGAGCCGATGAGTGCTTACTACTATTACAAGACGGTTGGTGTCATCAATGAGGATAGAAGCAACATGCCCGATTCTCAACGCTCATTGCCTCGTGAAGCACAACTGCCCGGATATCCTATTATTGATGACCGCAATGGAGATGGCAAAATAGATATCGATGATATTTATATGGACAATACGTTGCCTAAAGTCTATTATGGTTTTGGCAATACTTTTACTTATAAGAATTTCGATTTGGACATCTATATGTATGGACAGTTGGGCGTGAAGAAATTTAATTCAACCCACGCCAGTAATTGTTCCGCTGCCAATTTAGCAAGCGGTACATTGGCCAGCAATCCTACAGATTACGCCTATGCTATTTGGAACTCACAGACCAATCCGAATGGCACAGTCCCGGGAATTGCTTCCAGTAAATCCGTAGCACTGCCCGAAAACGCTCCTATCAATACATTTTGGGAAAAAGCCTCGTTTTTGAGAGTTAGAAACATAACGCTGGGATATAACTGGGATACAAGGAAACTAGCTTTCCTGAAGGGAAATGTGCAGACTATTCGTCTCTTTGTCGATTTCCAGAATCCATTCACATTGACCAAGTTCGAAGGCGACGATCCGGAAATTACAACAGCCGCTGGTAATCTTGGTCACGGACAATATCCTCAATTGAGAGTTTATTCTTTTGGTGCGAAAATTTCATTCTAA